A genomic region of Kribbella sp. NBC_00382 contains the following coding sequences:
- a CDS encoding OB-fold nucleic acid binding domain-containing protein, whose protein sequence is MAGVITHRQRPATASGVTFINLEDETGMANIVVSIGAWNHNAKVARGAAAVIVTGRIQRTGQVVNLNAEKLQPLPLAAKTKSRDFR, encoded by the coding sequence GTGGCCGGCGTCATCACCCACCGGCAACGCCCCGCCACCGCCTCCGGCGTCACCTTCATCAACCTCGAAGACGAAACCGGCATGGCCAACATCGTCGTCTCCATCGGCGCCTGGAACCACAACGCCAAGGTCGCCCGCGGCGCAGCCGCGGTCATCGTCACCGGCCGCATCCAACGCACCGGCCAAGTCGTCAACCTCAACGCCGAAAAGCTCCAACCCCTCCCACTCGCGGCCAAAACCAAATCCCGAGACTTTCGGTAA
- a CDS encoding helix-turn-helix transcriptional regulator encodes MTRSARREMLSLVAASTACVLVAVGFTRGIWWSNIHNGILGVTLSLVGAWFAAERPRSREGDLFLAAGLVEAVMFAGRQIGHTATGTASSWLGWLGVWPIVVGMLVTTFAVVCFPEGHLPSRRWRPGVIVACVLTAICAVLSALWPVEWESAGLMRPAPFNLPGRAAAAAVWHVLAHPLYLVLQISWVVAVVMRWRTGRSRAPLLGLLLGVALAFVVLLVGFVAVGSTTPGLIMVSLIPLVAGWSALYGHVLGRYRALSWLTDAHQRQAGLPTALARTAAEALDVPGATVWMGDEAALHAVGVWPEIDADPAPCPLDSLPDRAWPVSSGGRVVGALVVPGVTVLTRSEERMMQDLSAQAALLLDRLTLAEVVQRESSAGHLQHLTPREREVLELMARGLSNAAICQELHLSVKTVEPLIGTVFRKLGLHADPTVNRRVLAALEYHRG; translated from the coding sequence ATGACGAGGTCAGCTCGGCGCGAGATGCTCTCGCTGGTCGCTGCGAGCACCGCGTGTGTCTTGGTCGCGGTGGGCTTCACCCGGGGAATCTGGTGGAGCAACATCCACAACGGCATCCTCGGTGTCACGCTCTCTTTGGTAGGTGCCTGGTTCGCGGCCGAGCGGCCGCGCAGCCGCGAGGGCGATCTCTTCCTGGCCGCCGGCCTGGTCGAGGCGGTCATGTTCGCCGGCCGCCAGATCGGCCACACAGCGACCGGAACCGCCTCCTCATGGCTGGGCTGGCTCGGTGTATGGCCGATCGTCGTCGGCATGCTGGTGACGACCTTCGCCGTGGTCTGCTTCCCGGAGGGTCACCTACCCTCGCGCCGGTGGCGACCGGGCGTCATCGTCGCCTGCGTGCTCACCGCCATCTGTGCGGTGCTCTCGGCATTGTGGCCAGTCGAGTGGGAGTCAGCGGGACTCATGCGCCCGGCGCCGTTCAACCTGCCGGGACGCGCAGCGGCTGCGGCCGTCTGGCACGTCCTGGCACATCCGCTCTATCTCGTCCTCCAGATCTCGTGGGTCGTCGCGGTCGTGATGCGATGGCGCACGGGGCGCAGCCGCGCACCGCTCCTCGGTCTGCTCCTCGGAGTCGCCCTAGCCTTCGTGGTGCTCCTGGTGGGATTCGTGGCGGTGGGCTCGACGACGCCGGGGCTGATCATGGTGTCGCTGATCCCCCTGGTCGCTGGATGGTCAGCCCTCTACGGCCACGTGCTTGGGCGGTACCGAGCCCTGTCCTGGCTCACGGACGCGCACCAGCGACAGGCAGGGCTGCCGACAGCGCTGGCCCGGACTGCCGCGGAGGCACTGGACGTACCAGGAGCGACCGTGTGGATGGGCGACGAGGCGGCGCTGCACGCCGTGGGCGTCTGGCCCGAAATCGACGCCGACCCCGCGCCGTGTCCACTGGACTCGCTTCCCGACCGTGCATGGCCGGTCAGTTCCGGCGGCCGAGTGGTGGGTGCACTCGTCGTGCCGGGAGTCACGGTTCTCACACGCAGTGAGGAGCGGATGATGCAGGACCTCAGCGCCCAGGCGGCCCTGCTCCTGGACCGGCTCACGCTGGCCGAAGTAGTTCAGCGGGAGTCGAGTGCCGGCCACCTCCAGCACCTCACGCCGCGGGAGCGTGAGGTCCTCGAACTGATGGCTCGCGGGTTGAGCAACGCAGCGATCTGCCAGGAACTGCACCTGAGTGTGAAGACGGTCGAACCGCTCATCGGCACTGTCTTCCGCAAGCTCGGGTTGCATGCCGATCCGACCGTCAACCGCCGCGTGCTCGCAGCCCTGGAGTACCACCGCGGCTGA
- a CDS encoding S8 family serine peptidase has product MLSRTRKYGAVLAAGVVIASMLGATPAAVAAKGPKDLGYGDKVLLQKARTKGQKTVTLLVAADRGKSNQVAASLEKLGGTVEERTDSVGYLRVKISIDKAQDVANVAGVTTADVDDLIPLDDPRPLGSEDPIPQQAPNASTERANPYLPTQDTGAAQFVNTNPTWDGRGTTIGILDSGVDLSHPALNTTSTGERKIVDWVTYTDPTFVGNVNADNDPTWLRMTQSVDGATVGLPGQTVRTATFNERDPRLGGEVGNDVNRDGNPAGSSGLFPVAWNKDTSTVWVDTNQNGTFADDQAMTDYKVRYDTGVFGTDNPATPVKESMPFVVQTDPADNAVNIGIVSGAHGSNVAGIAAGNNIFGGAADGAAPGAKLVSVRVCLFTAGCTNHALLEGMIYAVTVAHVDVINMSIGGLPALNDGNNARAVLYNRLINDYGVQMFISAGNSGPGMNTVGDPSVATQVVSVGSYINKDTWMSNYGSRTGQYDNLHAFSSRGPSEDGGFKPQIVAAGAAVSAVPTWQNGQPVAGTYALPPGLGMFNGTSMASPQMAGAGALLLSAAKAKGITVTPAQLRKALLSTARFMPEYGAYEQGNGLARVSAAWDDLRKSPRTDTITAAVPVSTALSAFLATPGVGTGINDREGVTQGVQYTRTYTLRRTSGPAGPVNYKLSWKGEGGMFEAAGNVTLPLNTDVMLPVIVKPTSAGAHSAILNFDDPSSPGIEFQTLNTFVVPYSLTQAAAAKTITGKINRNQFQSYFFQVPAGSPAFKVDLTGPNGSEGTGQARFLRFHPYGVASEGDVNSLYCYSPPVPGGTCQGDPASRTVANPQAGVWEIVVEARRTSDRTQTPFVLTAAVLGASVSPNPDVIASATLGTPVNRSYTMTNSFGPFVGRAVGTALGSAKIATPTATEGGAQQQFVMQVPAGTTSLRATIGNASDHGADLDLFAYNCTSGSCVLAAQSAGSTAEEAITVNNPAAGTWVVLVDPFAVPAGSTTYDYRDVFSNPVYGSVAIPDLNASRAAGAQWTVPATVTANAAPGAGRVLLGGVEVRTDSSVLIGKGDVIIQSLS; this is encoded by the coding sequence ATGCTGTCTCGAACTAGGAAGTACGGCGCTGTGCTGGCCGCCGGGGTGGTGATCGCCTCGATGCTGGGGGCAACGCCCGCGGCGGTCGCGGCGAAGGGGCCGAAGGATCTTGGCTACGGCGACAAAGTGCTGTTGCAGAAGGCACGGACCAAAGGCCAGAAAACGGTCACGCTGCTGGTGGCGGCAGACCGGGGGAAGAGCAACCAGGTTGCCGCGAGCCTCGAAAAGCTCGGCGGCACCGTTGAGGAGCGCACCGACTCGGTGGGCTACCTGCGGGTGAAGATCAGCATCGACAAGGCGCAGGACGTCGCGAACGTCGCGGGCGTGACCACGGCTGACGTCGACGATCTGATCCCGCTCGACGATCCACGACCGCTTGGCAGCGAGGATCCCATCCCGCAGCAGGCGCCGAACGCGTCGACCGAGCGGGCCAACCCGTACCTGCCGACTCAGGACACCGGCGCGGCACAGTTCGTCAACACCAACCCGACCTGGGACGGCCGCGGTACCACGATCGGCATTCTCGACAGTGGCGTCGACCTGAGTCACCCGGCGCTGAACACGACCTCGACCGGAGAGCGCAAGATCGTCGACTGGGTCACCTACACCGACCCGACCTTCGTCGGCAACGTGAACGCCGACAACGACCCGACCTGGCTGAGGATGACTCAGTCGGTCGACGGGGCGACCGTCGGTCTGCCCGGCCAGACCGTCCGGACCGCCACGTTCAACGAACGCGACCCGCGGCTCGGCGGCGAAGTCGGGAACGACGTCAACCGGGACGGCAACCCGGCGGGGTCGTCCGGGCTTTTCCCGGTCGCGTGGAACAAGGACACCAGCACCGTCTGGGTGGACACGAACCAGAACGGCACCTTCGCCGACGACCAGGCCATGACCGACTACAAGGTCAGGTACGACACGGGCGTGTTCGGCACCGACAACCCGGCGACTCCGGTCAAGGAGTCGATGCCGTTCGTCGTACAGACCGACCCGGCCGACAACGCGGTGAACATCGGCATCGTCTCCGGCGCGCACGGTTCGAACGTCGCCGGTATCGCCGCGGGCAACAACATCTTCGGCGGGGCCGCCGACGGCGCCGCGCCGGGCGCGAAGCTGGTGTCCGTCCGGGTCTGCCTGTTCACTGCCGGCTGCACCAACCACGCGCTGCTCGAAGGGATGATCTACGCGGTCACCGTCGCGCACGTCGACGTGATCAACATGTCGATCGGCGGTCTGCCCGCGCTGAACGACGGCAACAACGCCCGCGCGGTGTTGTACAACCGGCTGATCAACGACTACGGCGTCCAGATGTTCATCTCGGCCGGCAACAGCGGCCCCGGGATGAACACGGTCGGCGACCCGTCCGTGGCGACCCAGGTCGTCAGCGTGGGTTCGTACATCAACAAGGACACCTGGATGTCGAACTACGGATCGCGGACCGGCCAGTACGACAACCTGCACGCGTTCTCCTCGCGTGGTCCGTCGGAGGACGGCGGCTTCAAGCCCCAGATCGTCGCAGCGGGTGCCGCGGTCTCGGCCGTCCCGACCTGGCAGAACGGTCAGCCGGTGGCCGGAACGTACGCGCTGCCGCCGGGGCTGGGCATGTTCAACGGGACCTCGATGGCCTCACCGCAGATGGCGGGCGCCGGTGCGTTGCTGTTGAGTGCCGCGAAGGCCAAGGGGATCACCGTAACGCCTGCCCAGTTGCGCAAGGCGCTGCTGTCGACGGCACGGTTCATGCCGGAGTACGGCGCTTATGAGCAGGGCAACGGTCTGGCCAGGGTCAGCGCTGCCTGGGACGACCTGAGGAAGAGTCCGCGGACCGACACCATCACCGCTGCGGTTCCGGTCAGCACGGCTCTGTCGGCTTTCCTCGCCACGCCTGGTGTGGGCACCGGCATCAACGACCGCGAAGGCGTCACGCAGGGCGTCCAGTACACCCGCACGTACACCTTGCGGCGCACGTCCGGCCCAGCCGGACCGGTGAACTACAAGCTGTCGTGGAAGGGAGAGGGTGGCATGTTCGAGGCGGCGGGCAACGTCACGCTGCCGCTCAACACGGACGTCATGTTGCCGGTCATCGTCAAGCCCACGAGCGCCGGAGCGCATTCGGCGATCCTGAACTTCGACGATCCCAGCTCACCGGGTATCGAGTTCCAGACACTGAACACGTTCGTCGTGCCGTACAGCCTGACGCAGGCGGCGGCCGCCAAGACGATCACCGGCAAGATCAACCGCAACCAGTTCCAGAGCTACTTCTTCCAGGTCCCCGCCGGGTCGCCGGCCTTCAAGGTCGACCTGACGGGTCCGAACGGCTCGGAGGGCACCGGCCAGGCGCGTTTCCTGCGGTTCCACCCGTACGGCGTGGCCAGCGAGGGCGACGTCAACAGCCTCTATTGCTACAGCCCGCCAGTACCGGGTGGGACTTGCCAGGGCGATCCGGCCAGCCGCACGGTGGCCAATCCGCAGGCGGGTGTGTGGGAGATCGTGGTTGAGGCACGGCGTACGTCGGACCGCACCCAAACTCCGTTCGTCCTGACGGCGGCGGTGCTCGGAGCGTCGGTGTCCCCGAACCCGGACGTGATCGCGTCGGCCACGCTGGGAACGCCGGTGAACCGCTCGTACACGATGACCAACTCGTTCGGGCCGTTCGTCGGGCGTGCGGTGGGAACCGCGCTGGGTAGCGCGAAGATCGCCACGCCGACGGCCACGGAGGGTGGAGCGCAGCAGCAGTTCGTCATGCAGGTACCGGCCGGAACGACCTCGCTGCGCGCCACGATCGGGAATGCGAGCGACCACGGCGCGGATCTCGACCTGTTCGCCTACAACTGCACGTCCGGAAGCTGTGTTCTGGCAGCGCAGAGTGCGGGCAGTACCGCGGAGGAAGCGATCACGGTGAACAACCCGGCGGCAGGAACCTGGGTCGTACTCGTCGACCCGTTCGCGGTACCGGCGGGATCCACGACCTACGACTACCGTGACGTGTTCAGCAACCCGGTCTACGGCTCCGTCGCCATCCCGGACCTCAACGCGTCCCGGGCCGCGGGCGCGCAATGGACCGTCCCGGCCACTGTGACCGCCAACGCTGCACCTGGAGCGGGACGAGTCCTGCTGGGAGGCGTCGAGGTCCGCACGGACTCCAGCGTCCTCATCGGAAAGGGAGACGTAATAATCCAGTCCCTGAGCTGA
- a CDS encoding LacI family DNA-binding transcriptional regulator: MSKAAPVTRNDVAQYAGVSTAVVSYVVNEGPRAVAPETRERVLEAIRVLGYRPNATARALRMGTTRTLGLITPDGGNPLFAELAKAIDKEASARGYVVLQTSTDGDPVTEQAKIAELLIRQVSGLLLVAPTDAPDLTEVSIPVVAINRVLSEVSSVRPQYREGARAGVEHLIAHGHRSIGLVVGGIANGERELGWRDALHQAGLPDGPIARAHFSRQGGYGAGRDLLTATDRPTAIFASSDLQAVGALRSIHEAGLRVPDDIAVLAFDGTAETEYTWPPLTVIRQPLERMALDAVSRLIDGQDAIEAIAYPTELILRTSCGC, from the coding sequence ATGTCCAAGGCCGCCCCAGTCACCCGGAACGACGTTGCGCAGTACGCCGGCGTCAGTACCGCGGTGGTCAGCTACGTGGTCAACGAAGGCCCACGTGCGGTCGCGCCGGAGACCCGGGAGCGGGTCCTGGAGGCGATCCGGGTCCTCGGCTACCGGCCGAACGCCACTGCCCGCGCCCTCCGGATGGGCACTACCCGCACCCTCGGGCTGATCACCCCCGACGGCGGCAATCCACTCTTCGCCGAACTGGCCAAGGCCATCGACAAGGAAGCCTCGGCCCGCGGGTACGTCGTGCTGCAGACCAGCACAGACGGTGATCCCGTGACGGAGCAGGCCAAGATCGCGGAGCTCCTGATCCGCCAGGTCAGCGGTCTCCTGCTGGTCGCTCCCACCGACGCCCCGGACCTGACCGAGGTGAGCATCCCGGTGGTGGCGATCAACCGGGTCCTGTCCGAGGTGAGCTCGGTACGGCCGCAGTACCGCGAAGGCGCCCGCGCTGGTGTCGAGCACTTGATTGCCCACGGCCACCGCAGCATCGGCCTGGTCGTTGGCGGCATCGCGAACGGTGAACGCGAACTCGGCTGGCGGGACGCTCTCCATCAGGCCGGTTTGCCTGACGGCCCGATTGCCCGGGCGCACTTCAGCCGGCAAGGCGGGTACGGCGCCGGCCGAGACCTGCTCACGGCCACCGACAGACCCACCGCGATCTTCGCCAGCTCCGACCTCCAGGCCGTCGGTGCCCTCCGGTCGATCCACGAAGCCGGCCTTCGCGTCCCCGACGACATCGCAGTCCTGGCCTTCGACGGCACCGCCGAAACCGAGTACACCTGGCCCCCACTCACCGTCATACGACAGCCGCTGGAGCGGATGGCCCTGGACGCGGTCAGCCGGTTGATCGACGGTCAAGATGCCATCGAGGCGATCGCCTATCCGACCGAGCTCATCCTCAGAACCTCCTGCGGCTGCTGA
- a CDS encoding Gfo/Idh/MocA family protein, with translation MPRRYAVAGTGSRGRSYVSAIIDAHPEEAQLVALLDPNPGRLAFYQKYVQELGGTRLPQYGADQLEQMVKEQSVDRVVVTSPDYTHASVVSRLLRAGADVIVEKPLTIDADGTRQIVDAMNESGKSVVVTFNYRYSPRNSALRRLIQDGEIGTVTSVEFQWVLDTRHGADYFRRWHREKRFSGGLLVHKASHHFDLVNWWIASSPTRVFASGGLSFYGSENAAARGLGQRPERGTVDGSAGDPWLLDLRTDDVDRQLYWDSEQYDGYRRDQDVFGPGITIEDNLAVIAEYANGARLSYSLNAHSPWEGYRVSVNGTEGRAELEVVERAAVIDDRVDPSYPAERVVAGEVRSDGERLVLHKHWASAVEVEIPRGEGGHGGGDQLIYADLFKGPGNDPLGRAADVHDGVRAVAVGIAANQSLATGTAITITDLDLGGWS, from the coding sequence ATGCCTAGACGGTATGCAGTCGCCGGGACCGGTTCACGCGGGCGTTCGTACGTCAGCGCGATCATCGACGCGCACCCCGAGGAGGCCCAGCTCGTCGCGCTGCTCGACCCGAACCCGGGGCGGCTGGCGTTCTACCAGAAATATGTTCAGGAGCTGGGCGGCACGCGACTCCCGCAGTACGGCGCTGACCAGCTGGAGCAGATGGTCAAGGAGCAGTCCGTCGACCGGGTGGTCGTGACGAGCCCCGACTACACCCATGCCTCGGTGGTGTCGCGACTGCTGCGCGCGGGCGCTGATGTGATCGTGGAGAAGCCACTGACGATCGATGCCGACGGCACGCGCCAGATCGTCGACGCGATGAACGAGTCCGGCAAGTCCGTCGTGGTGACCTTCAATTACCGGTACTCCCCGCGGAACAGCGCGCTTCGGCGGCTGATCCAGGACGGCGAGATCGGTACGGTGACCAGCGTCGAGTTCCAGTGGGTGCTCGACACCCGGCACGGCGCCGACTACTTCCGGCGGTGGCACCGCGAGAAGCGGTTCTCCGGTGGCCTGCTGGTGCACAAGGCGTCGCACCACTTCGACCTGGTGAACTGGTGGATCGCGTCGTCCCCGACCCGTGTCTTCGCCTCCGGTGGCCTGTCCTTCTACGGCTCGGAGAATGCGGCAGCTCGTGGCCTCGGGCAACGACCTGAGCGCGGTACGGTCGATGGCTCGGCCGGCGATCCGTGGTTGCTGGACCTGCGGACCGACGATGTCGACCGTCAGCTGTACTGGGACAGCGAGCAGTACGACGGCTATCGCCGCGACCAGGACGTGTTCGGACCGGGGATCACGATCGAGGACAACCTTGCGGTGATCGCGGAGTACGCGAACGGTGCCCGGCTGAGCTACTCGCTCAACGCCCACTCGCCCTGGGAGGGGTATCGCGTCTCGGTCAACGGCACCGAGGGCCGCGCCGAGCTCGAGGTGGTCGAGCGGGCCGCGGTGATCGACGACCGGGTCGATCCGAGCTACCCGGCCGAACGCGTGGTTGCCGGCGAAGTACGGTCCGACGGCGAACGACTGGTCCTGCACAAGCACTGGGCCTCCGCGGTCGAGGTCGAGATCCCCCGCGGCGAAGGCGGCCACGGCGGCGGCGACCAGTTGATCTACGCCGACCTCTTCAAGGGACCTGGCAACGACCCACTGGGCCGCGCCGCCGACGTCCACGACGGCGTCCGAGCCGTTGCCGTCGGCATCGCTGCCAACCAGTCCCTGGCCACCGGCACAGCCATCACCATCACGGACCTCGATCTGGGCGGTTGGAGCTAA
- a CDS encoding DEAD/DEAH box helicase, with protein MGERLTGVTRSDAFFFASVAFYSGGYSASAYLTIRRADPEDWASENYRASYDLLARPHEPRSERVLELLAALRRGDSGAADSALPDAESAVLDALAQGPEEWISQQSYASLLARFSRVNLRSVLPDGMARRWDPLVDSFLDRTPPAWDFFPSQVQAIEAGLLTSDVTYSLQMPTGAGKTALTETLIFSHLTEHPDDVAILLVPYRALARELRGSLARRLTDLGLPTRTVYGGTVPTPEESQDLDAVRAFIATPEALTGLLGRSTGLLSRISLAICDEGHLLDSGARGIGLELLLARLRARAEPPRVVFVSAIVPNIEEINSWLGGSEDTVVRSDYRPAEAEYAVLRPAGRGRGITVGLEAHPLSTNLPAHTLPGFLQVSDFEFTNLRTGHRNTYPYSSFKTQALAAARKSLALGTVAVFSTTKTGQQGVIGLGEELIAQIAAGLPLPDPSDFVTHSDVTEVADYLSREYGTEWIGARTLRVGAVVHHGDIPQETREALEELLTRHHVRMVLCTSTLAEGVNLPIRTIVLYAVRRRNAAGQAEQMLARDIRNLAGRAERAGSSTKGLVICANPNDWPAVLPVATGEPGENVHGALHRLLGIVQNAVRQNGINLTNRVLEANAIVYPLVDGIDATLVELLHDELGDDEFQELASSLAVGTFAARQLDEAGQVMLSNVFALRAGQVAELRAGGRLGWIRETGARVRLVDSVVDDLVPSFSRWDEVESPLDEELLEVMVSWAYKQRDFERDVLAAYRMQDLPPATDISRLVRAWIEGRTFSEMAQNLNYEIDALLRVHSQVVSYAFTTLVEQATALLGRYLADIGIELAEAVVDLPEYLRFGVPTPAAKTMLAAGIRHRRAAVELGNDPSMSSPENALRSPSDLARELLEDEDRWRGLLGDFVYQRTRSDVAQRTGRQG; from the coding sequence TTGGGGGAGCGGCTGACCGGAGTCACTCGATCGGACGCCTTCTTCTTCGCCTCGGTGGCGTTCTACAGCGGCGGATACTCGGCTTCGGCCTACCTGACGATCAGGCGAGCCGACCCGGAGGACTGGGCGTCAGAGAACTACCGCGCTAGCTACGACCTCCTGGCGCGCCCGCATGAGCCTCGTTCGGAGCGGGTCCTCGAGTTGCTGGCTGCGCTACGCCGTGGTGATTCCGGCGCCGCTGACAGCGCCCTGCCTGATGCAGAGTCGGCTGTCCTGGATGCCCTGGCACAAGGCCCCGAGGAGTGGATCTCCCAACAGTCCTACGCCTCGCTACTTGCCAGATTCAGCCGGGTGAATCTTCGCTCGGTCCTCCCTGACGGGATGGCTCGGCGATGGGACCCGCTGGTCGATTCGTTTCTGGACCGCACACCTCCGGCCTGGGACTTCTTTCCCTCGCAGGTTCAGGCAATCGAAGCCGGCCTTCTGACCAGCGATGTGACCTACTCCCTCCAGATGCCCACCGGGGCAGGCAAAACCGCTTTGACGGAGACACTGATCTTCAGTCACCTGACCGAGCACCCGGACGATGTGGCCATACTGCTGGTCCCGTACCGCGCTCTTGCGCGGGAGCTGCGCGGCTCGCTGGCCAGGCGTCTCACGGACCTTGGGCTCCCGACCAGAACGGTCTACGGGGGGACTGTGCCGACTCCGGAAGAGTCGCAGGACCTGGATGCCGTCCGTGCCTTCATCGCGACTCCTGAAGCGCTCACCGGCCTGCTGGGCAGATCTACCGGACTGCTGTCGCGGATCTCGCTGGCCATCTGTGATGAGGGACATCTGCTGGACAGCGGTGCGCGAGGGATCGGGCTGGAGCTGCTTCTCGCCCGACTACGGGCTCGGGCTGAGCCACCGAGGGTGGTCTTCGTCTCCGCCATCGTCCCCAACATCGAAGAGATCAACAGCTGGCTCGGGGGTTCAGAGGACACCGTCGTCAGGAGTGACTACCGCCCCGCCGAGGCAGAGTACGCCGTACTGCGACCTGCTGGCAGAGGTCGAGGAATCACTGTTGGGTTGGAAGCACATCCGCTGTCCACGAACCTTCCTGCGCATACCCTGCCAGGTTTTCTTCAGGTCTCCGACTTCGAGTTCACCAACCTTCGTACGGGGCACAGGAACACCTACCCGTACTCATCATTCAAGACCCAGGCCCTTGCGGCCGCGCGCAAGTCGCTCGCTCTCGGTACGGTCGCCGTGTTCTCGACCACCAAGACTGGCCAGCAGGGAGTTATCGGCCTGGGTGAAGAGTTGATCGCGCAGATAGCAGCCGGTCTCCCTCTTCCGGACCCGTCGGATTTCGTCACTCATTCCGACGTCACGGAGGTCGCTGATTACCTGTCCCGGGAGTACGGCACCGAATGGATCGGTGCCCGGACCCTCCGTGTCGGAGCCGTTGTTCATCACGGCGATATCCCGCAGGAGACCCGCGAGGCGCTGGAGGAGCTACTGACTCGTCACCACGTCCGGATGGTGCTCTGCACCAGTACCTTGGCCGAAGGCGTCAACCTCCCGATCCGGACGATCGTTCTGTACGCTGTGCGTCGCCGAAATGCGGCCGGCCAAGCAGAACAGATGCTTGCACGAGACATCAGAAATCTCGCCGGCCGCGCCGAACGTGCGGGGAGCTCCACCAAGGGACTGGTCATTTGCGCCAATCCGAACGACTGGCCCGCCGTTCTGCCGGTCGCCACCGGGGAGCCTGGAGAGAACGTACACGGAGCGCTTCATCGTCTACTCGGCATCGTTCAGAATGCTGTGCGACAGAACGGAATCAACCTGACCAACCGCGTACTTGAAGCCAATGCGATCGTCTATCCGCTGGTCGACGGTATCGATGCCACCCTTGTCGAGCTTCTCCATGACGAACTCGGTGACGACGAATTCCAGGAACTCGCGTCATCACTGGCTGTCGGCACCTTCGCCGCCAGGCAACTCGACGAGGCCGGGCAGGTCATGCTGAGCAATGTCTTTGCGTTAAGGGCCGGCCAGGTCGCTGAACTCCGTGCCGGCGGTCGGCTGGGATGGATCCGCGAGACCGGCGCCAGGGTGCGACTGGTCGATTCGGTTGTCGATGATCTTGTACCGAGCTTCTCTCGATGGGATGAGGTCGAATCACCGCTGGACGAGGAGTTGCTGGAGGTCATGGTCAGCTGGGCGTACAAGCAGCGGGATTTCGAGCGCGACGTTCTCGCTGCCTACCGCATGCAGGACCTGCCCCCTGCGACCGATATCAGTCGACTCGTGCGGGCGTGGATCGAAGGCCGGACCTTCAGCGAGATGGCTCAGAACCTGAACTACGAGATCGATGCGTTGTTGCGCGTTCACAGCCAGGTAGTGAGCTACGCGTTCACGACACTGGTCGAACAGGCAACCGCGCTTCTCGGCCGCTACTTGGCTGACATCGGCATTGAACTGGCGGAAGCCGTAGTCGACCTTCCCGAGTATCTTCGGTTCGGTGTGCCGACGCCGGCTGCCAAGACAATGCTGGCAGCCGGGATTCGGCATCGACGCGCCGCGGTGGAGCTCGGAAACGATCCTTCGATGTCTTCTCCCGAGAATGCCCTGCGATCGCCTAGCGACCTGGCCCGGGAACTACTCGAGGATGAGGACCGCTGGCGCGGACTGCTCGGCGACTTCGTCTACCAGCGCACCCGGTCGGACGTGGCGCAGCGCACCGGCCGACAGGGATAG